Proteins co-encoded in one Candidatus Thiodictyon syntrophicum genomic window:
- a CDS encoding efflux RND transporter periplasmic adaptor subunit produces MLRRFLLVLLILAAVIGALAFVKFRQIQGQIAMFSQPMPAPVVAVAPVRETSWEPTLDAVGSVQAVQGVEVSNQVAGQVQEIRFDSGVRVRQGDILVRLDDDVDQADLEGLKAAERLAALKLGRNSSLLKGKVVSQGDVDDTTAQMDQARALVKAKQATIDKKVIRAPFDGQLGIRKVDLGQFLKEGTPIVLLQALDPLYVDYSLPEREIGRIRVGQPVRVRVAAYPDQAFQGSIAAITPGVDKGTRSVQVRARFANPKLELRPGMFARVETLLPTQDRVLTLPREVITFNTYGDSVFLVETKDGKPKAQRRQIETGQVRGDEVTVTSGLKAGDLVVSAGQVKLSNDQEVQIKDAAGTAPAPTPAGTKPQ; encoded by the coding sequence ATGCTCCGACGCTTCCTCCTGGTACTCCTGATCCTGGCCGCCGTGATCGGCGCCCTGGCCTTTGTCAAGTTTCGCCAGATCCAGGGCCAGATCGCCATGTTTTCGCAGCCCATGCCGGCCCCCGTGGTCGCGGTGGCGCCGGTGCGCGAGACCAGTTGGGAGCCGACCCTGGACGCGGTGGGCTCGGTCCAGGCGGTCCAGGGCGTGGAGGTCAGCAACCAGGTGGCCGGGCAGGTCCAGGAGATCCGCTTCGACTCCGGGGTGCGGGTCCGCCAGGGCGATATCCTGGTGCGCCTGGATGACGATGTCGACCAGGCGGACCTGGAGGGGCTCAAGGCGGCGGAGCGGCTCGCCGCCCTCAAGCTCGGACGCAACAGCTCGCTGCTGAAGGGCAAGGTGGTCTCCCAGGGCGATGTCGACGACACCACCGCCCAGATGGACCAGGCCCGCGCCCTGGTCAAGGCCAAGCAGGCGACCATCGACAAGAAGGTGATCCGCGCCCCCTTCGACGGCCAGCTCGGCATCCGCAAGGTCGACCTGGGCCAGTTCCTCAAGGAGGGCACCCCCATCGTCCTGTTGCAGGCCCTGGACCCGCTCTATGTCGACTATTCACTGCCGGAGCGCGAGATCGGCCGCATCCGGGTCGGCCAGCCGGTGCGGGTGCGGGTGGCCGCCTACCCGGACCAGGCCTTCCAGGGCAGCATCGCCGCCATCACCCCCGGGGTGGACAAGGGCACACGCAGCGTACAGGTGCGCGCCCGCTTCGCCAACCCGAAGCTGGAACTGCGCCCCGGTATGTTCGCCCGGGTCGAGACGCTGTTGCCGACGCAGGACCGGGTGCTGACCCTGCCGCGGGAGGTGATCACCTTCAACACCTACGGCGACTCGGTGTTCCTGGTCGAGACGAAGGACGGCAAGCCCAAGGCGCAGCGGCGCCAGATCGAGACCGGCCAGGTGCGCGGCGACGAGGTGACGGTGACGAGCGGGCTCAAGGCCGGGGATCTCGTGGTCTCCGCCGGGCAGGTGAAACTCAGCAACGACCAGGAGGTCCAGATCAAGGACGCCGCGGGCACGGCGCCGGCGCCGACACCGGCCGGGACCAAGCCGCAATGA
- a CDS encoding class I SAM-dependent methyltransferase: MTDLRCDLEASAMRIHPAGEYRAMEELEVIRELVAVRGRRVLELGCGAAWMTRLLVDPLGAAAVTATEVDRVQHAKNLALGDLPSVSFRLGGAEAIADPDGAYDLVFLFKSLHHVPPELMDRALAEIHRVLKPGGLLYCLEPVYQGPFNDVMRLIQDEKEVREAAFAALQRAVGQGRFGLAAEVFFASAGTFPDWPSFESRFVDVTHSERNLDAARRAVIRAAFERHLTPTGARFSKPHRVDLLRREGPGCDEN; the protein is encoded by the coding sequence ATGACCGACCTGCGGTGCGATCTTGAGGCGAGCGCGATGCGTATCCATCCGGCGGGCGAGTACCGCGCCATGGAGGAACTCGAGGTCATCCGGGAACTCGTGGCGGTGCGCGGCCGGAGGGTCCTGGAGTTGGGCTGCGGGGCGGCCTGGATGACCCGCCTGCTGGTGGACCCGCTGGGGGCGGCGGCGGTCACGGCGACCGAGGTGGACCGCGTCCAGCACGCGAAGAACCTGGCGCTGGGGGACCTGCCGTCGGTCAGCTTCCGCCTCGGCGGGGCCGAGGCCATCGCGGACCCGGACGGGGCCTATGATCTGGTGTTCCTGTTCAAGTCGCTCCACCATGTCCCGCCGGAACTGATGGACCGGGCGCTGGCCGAGATCCATCGGGTGCTCAAGCCGGGCGGCCTGCTCTACTGCTTGGAGCCGGTCTACCAGGGTCCCTTCAATGACGTGATGCGCCTGATCCAGGACGAGAAGGAGGTCCGTGAGGCGGCCTTCGCGGCCTTGCAGCGGGCGGTGGGGCAGGGGCGCTTTGGCCTGGCGGCGGAGGTCTTTTTCGCGTCCGCGGGGACCTTTCCGGATTGGCCGAGCTTCGAGTCGCGCTTCGTCGATGTGACCCACAGCGAGCGCAACCTGGATGCCGCGCGGCGCGCGGTCATCCGCGCTGCCTTCGAGCGCCATTTGACCCCGACCGGTGCCAGGTTCAGCAAGCCGCATCGGGTGGACCTGTTGCGCCGGGAGGGCCCGGGGTGCGATGAGAACTGA